The Arthrobacter zhaoxinii sequence GCGGAGTTCGCGCTGCTCGGCGGCGCTGAGCTTCGCCATGGAGATTTCGGTGGCGCCGTCCACTGCCTCCTTGGCCTTGCCATACAGGGCATGTCCGTCCTTGGTGGGCACAATGACCTTTGACCGGCGGTCCCGCGGATCGGTCTGACGCTCGACGGCGCCGCGGTGCTCCAGCTCGTCCACGATGGCCACGATCTGGCTGGGATCCAGCACCAGGAACTGACTCAGCTCCCGCTGCGTGGGTGCGGTTCCACCGCAGGCCAGGGACAGCACGGAGTAGTGGCGCACCTTCAGCCCGAAGTCGGCCAGCCGGCGGTTGGCCTCCGCCGATCCGATGGATGCGGCACGCGCCATCAGGAACACGGGTTCGGCGCCGAGGCTGGCAGCGGCGAAGCGCGCTGCGTCGGCAACGCCGTCAGGGGAGGTGCTCATAGGGTGTTGGATCCTTCGGCAGGGACACGGTAGGACCCCATCCTAGAAGACGGATGCAGCTCCTAATCAATGAGGATCATAACTGTTGACAATTTCAACGGTATGCCGTGGAATGGTTCCAATGCCGCAACGTGGCCGCAGTCACATGCAGCCGGCCTGAGCAAAGGAGCTTCGAATGACCGCTGAATCCACTGGTGCACTCGCCGGAAAGGTCGCCGTCGTCACCGGCTCCGGCCAGGGCCTCGGGCTGGCCTACGCCTCCGAACTCGCCCGCCGGGGTGCCGCCGTCGTCATCAACGACGTGGTTCAGGAAACAGCAGACCGGGCCGTCGAAATGATTACTTCCGCCGGAGGCCGGGCCGTCGCCGTCGTCGCCCCGGTAGGCACCACTGAAGCCGCCGTAGCCCTGGTGGAGGGTGCCGTGGCCGCCTTCGGCCGCCTGGACATCCTGGTCACCAATGCGGGTGTCCTGCGGGACAAGTCACTGCTGAAGATGACGGACGAGGATTTTGACCTGGTGATCCAGGTGCATCTGCGCGGCACGTTCACCTGCGCCCGCGAGGCGTACCGGTACTTCAAGGAAAACAACGTGGCGGGCCGGATCATCACCATCGGCTCCCCCACCGGCCAGTACGGCAACTTCGGCCAGACCAACTACGCCGCCGCCAAGGCCGGCATTGTCGGCATGGTCCGCACCTGGGCGCTGGAAATGCGCAAGGCCGGCGTCACCGCCAACGCCGTCATTCCCGTGGCCGCCACCGCCATGACCGAGACGGTCCCCTACTTCCGCGCCGCTGTCGAGGCGGAACGCCGCGGCGAGCCGATGCCGGACTTCTTCCGCAAGGACCTGGGGTTCGGCACCTCCGCCGACGTCGCCGGGCTGGTCGCCTATCTGGCCTCCGACGACGCCGCGGGGATCACCGGGCAGGTTATCGGTGCCGGCGGGGACCGGCTGCAGATCTTCTCCCACCCCGTCCCCGTAGTCACCGAATACCGCGAGGGCGGCTGGACGTTTGAGGCGCTGCACGAGCAGTTCCCCGCACTCTTGGAGGGCAACCTGCAGCCGGTCGGGGAGAAGATGCCTCCGCTGCCTGAGGAACTCGAACCGCAGGCATCGTAAGGGGAATCAAAATGCGATACGAATACGGCCTCGACCTGGCGTCCCTGGACGCCATCGACATGCACGTGCACATCGAGTGCTCGGACCACGGCCACGCCTCGCTGCCGGCGGCCCTCACCGAGGCTTCCGCCAAGTACTTCAAATCCGAGGACCGCAGCCCCACCCTGGACACCATCGCCGAACGCTACCGCGAGTGGCGGATGGCCGCCGTCGTCTTCACCGTGGACGCCACCACCGCGCTGGGCCACGAACCAAACTCCATCGAAGAGATCGCCGAGGGCGCGGCACGCAACAATGACGTGCTGATCCCCTTCGGCTCCGTGGATCCACTGCAGGGCAGCCGGGCGGTCGACCGGGCGCGGATGCTGGTGGAGGACTACGGGGTCAAGGGCTTCAAGTTCCATCCTTCCCTGCAGGGTTTCGATCCTTCGGACCAGCAGTTTTATCCGATCTACGAGGCCATCGCCGCCCTGGGCGTCCCGGCCCTGTTCCACACCGGGCAGAACGGCATGGGGGCCGGACTGCCCGGGGGCTACGGCATCAAGCTTGCGTACTCGAACCCGATGCTGCTCGATGCCGTTGCCGCGGACTTCCCGGAACTGCAGGTCATCATGGCCCACCCGTCCGTGCCATGGCAGGACGAGGCCAACTCGATTGCCATCCACAAGGCCAATGTCTGGATCGACCTGTCCGGCTGGTCGCCGAAGTATTTTCCGGAGTCCCTGGTGCGGGCTTCGAACTCGATGCTGGCCGACAAGGTCCTGTTCGGCACCGACTATCCGCTGATCTCCCCGCAGAAGTGGCTGGGTGCCTTTGAGCAGCAGAGCTTCAAGGATGAAGTGCGCCCGAAGATCCTGAAGGACAACGCGGTGCGCCTGCTTGGGCTGGATACCGCTGCCGGCGCTGCTGCCGGTGCCGCCGGTGCAGGGGAACGCGCATGACCGGCCTGCTGACCGAGTCCCGCCTGTACCCCGACTGCGATCCGTTCAACGTCGAGGGGCGGCTGACCGAGGCGGAGAAGGCACCGCTTCGGCGTCTGCGCCGGGTCCTGGAAGACACCGCCCGGCCGCTGCTGGCGGACTACTGGGAGGCCGGGGAGTTCCCGTACCAGCTGGACGGTCCGCTGCGGGAGCTGAACCTGATGGTTCCGCCTGAGCTGACTGCCGGCGGCGCCGAACCGCGGGCGCTCTACCACGGCTTCCGGATCTTCGAACTGGCCCGCACCGACGCATCGCTGGCCACCTACTACACCGCGCAGGCCGGGTTGTTCCGCACCGCCTGCCGGGTGGGAGGAACACCGGAGCAGTTTGCGCAGTGGGATCCGTTGATCACCACCTTCGAAATGACCGGCGTGTTCTGCCTGACCGAGCCCGAGCACGGTTCGGACATTGCCGGCGGGCTCTCGACGTCGGCACACCGCGACGGCGACGAGTGGATCCTGGACGGGGCCAAGCGGTGGATCGGCGGCGCGTTCACCGCCGACTATCTGGCGGTCTTCGCCCGGGACGTCGCCGATGGACAGGTCAAGGGGTTCCTCGTGGACCGCGAAGCACCCGGGGTGCGGCTCGAAAAGATCCGCGGCAAAACGTCGCTGCGGATGATGCAGAACGCCGACATTTCCCTCGACGGCGTCCGCGTTCCTGAATCCCGGAGGCTCGGCAACGTGAACTCCTTCAAGGATGTCGCGGCGATGCTGCGGGCCATGCGGTCCGACGTAGCCTGGATCGCTACCGGCATCCAGGCCGGAGCGTACGAAGCTGCGCTGCGGTACGTCCGCAGCCGCGAACAGTTCGGCCGGTCGCTGGGGAGCTTCCAGCTGGTCCAGGAAAAACTCGCCCGGATGCTGGGCAACGTCACCGCGTCCCTGAATCTGGTGGCCGGGCTGGCGGAGCGCCAGCAGGAAGGGATTTTCCGGGATGAGGATTCCGCCCTGGCGAAGATGTGGATCAGCCTGCACATGCGGGAAACCGTTGCCCTGGCCCGCGAAGTGGTCGGCGGCAACGGCATCACCCTGGCCACCGATGTCGCACGCTTTCACGCCGACGCCGAGGCCGTCTATTCCTACGAGGGAACCCACGAAATCAATGCGCTGGTCGTAGGCCGCGCAATCACCGGCAAGAGCGCCTTCATTTGACGTATTCCGCCGTATTCCGCCCCGCAACCCAGGAGTTTTCCATGACCGAAGCACCCGCCTCCGCCCAGACCATCGTCGCGTTCGATGAGGTTCAGAACCTCATCGGCAAAAATCTCGGACACTCGGCATACCGCGAGATTACGCAGGGCCAAGTGGACCTGTTTGCCGACGCCACCGATGACCACCAGTGGATCCACGTGGATCCGGAGCGGGCCAAGGACGGCCCCTTCGGCGCTCCGATTGCCCACGGGTTCCTGACCCTCTCGCTGCTGATCCCGATGTGGGGCGAGCTGTTCGATGTGACGGGCGTCAAGACGAAGGTCAACTACGGCCTGGACAAGGTCCGCTTCACCTCGCCGGTGAAGGTCGGCTCCCGGATCCGGATGACCGCCGAAATCGCCGATGTCCAGGACGTCAAGGGCAACGGCCTGCACGTGGTCGCGGACCTGACCATCGAGATCGAGGGCCAGGAACGTCCGGCCGTCATCGCCCGTTTCCTCAGCCGGCTGTACGCCTAGCGTTTCCGGGCCGCCCCGGGGCCCCCGGGGCGGGCGGAGGGGTTACCGCCAGTAGTTGTTCGCGGCCGCAACGGTCGCGAACTCAGTGGCCACCACGTGGGAGGCCGCGATGATGCCGTCCGGGTTGTTGGCATAGGCGTCGCGGATGATGTGCTCCGCCTGGTCGTCCGGCTGGATGGCGAAGGCGGTCTGCAGCGCCAGTTGAATGGCCAGCTGCCGGCCTTCCTCCGGGGTGGCGCACTTGAGCGAATTGTTCGGAACAAGCTCCATGGTGTCCGTCCTGTCTTTTCAAAGCCCGCCGGCCTGCCGGCTCGGGCGTGCGGGCGGATACACCCGACGGCACCAGTCTCGCCCCGCACCGCCCGGCGCTCAACCGTTCGCCCCGCTTTGCCGTCCACTGAAGCAAGGACGGCGTTGCAGGGCTATGTCCCGGTCCGCTGCTTCAAGGCCGCCTCCACCGCGGCAACCACCGCGTACAGCAGGATCGAGGCCAGGGTCACGGCGACGACGGCGGCCCACACCTGGTCATACCGTGCCCGGGACACCGCGGAGACAATCCCGTAGCCGATTCCCTGCCCCGTGGCGAGCCACTCCGCGAGCAACGCCCCGGTCAGCGCCCCGGGAATGGATACCCGCAGCGCGGTGAACAGGGCGGGCACTGCGGTCGGCACCGCCACCTTCCGGAAGGCATCGAACCGGCTACCCCCGTACACCTGCACCACCTCGAGCATGGCCGGCGAGGCGGAGCGCAAGCCAAACACGATGGTGACGAGCGCAGGGAACAGCACCACAATGCCGCCCATCGCGGCCACCGCCGCCTCCTGCCGGCCGAAGACCAGGATGATCATCGGTGCCAGTGCCACCAGCGGCACCGAGCGCAGGAGCATGGCCAGCGGCATCAGTGCGTGCTCCACCCCGCGGAACAGGGTGAAGACACAGGCCGCGGCGAGCGCGGCCAGCATGCCGGCGGCGAACCCCATGCCGGCGTCGAGCAGTGTCTGTCCCAGCTGCCCGCCCACCAGGGCGCGGTTCTCCGCGGCCTCCGGGTCCAGGACCAGGAAAGTCCAGACCTCCCACGGTCCCTTGCCGATGTAGGCGGACACGTCGAAGACCTTCAGCAGCCCGATCCAGAGCGCACCAACCACGGCCAGTGAGACGGCCAGGCCCAGCAGCATCCGGCCGACGGACCGGACCAGCGCGCCCATCACAGCCCGCCCATCCGGACACCCGGCCCGCCGGAGGACCACGGAACAACAACCCGGGACAGGAGC is a genomic window containing:
- a CDS encoding MarR family winged helix-turn-helix transcriptional regulator, whose product is MSTSPDGVADAARFAAASLGAEPVFLMARAASIGSAEANRRLADFGLKVRHYSVLSLACGGTAPTQRELSQFLVLDPSQIVAIVDELEHRGAVERQTDPRDRRSKVIVPTKDGHALYGKAKEAVDGATEISMAKLSAAEQRELRRLLQLVAF
- a CDS encoding SDR family NAD(P)-dependent oxidoreductase; translated protein: MTAESTGALAGKVAVVTGSGQGLGLAYASELARRGAAVVINDVVQETADRAVEMITSAGGRAVAVVAPVGTTEAAVALVEGAVAAFGRLDILVTNAGVLRDKSLLKMTDEDFDLVIQVHLRGTFTCAREAYRYFKENNVAGRIITIGSPTGQYGNFGQTNYAAAKAGIVGMVRTWALEMRKAGVTANAVIPVAATAMTETVPYFRAAVEAERRGEPMPDFFRKDLGFGTSADVAGLVAYLASDDAAGITGQVIGAGGDRLQIFSHPVPVVTEYREGGWTFEALHEQFPALLEGNLQPVGEKMPPLPEELEPQAS
- a CDS encoding amidohydrolase family protein, which translates into the protein MRYEYGLDLASLDAIDMHVHIECSDHGHASLPAALTEASAKYFKSEDRSPTLDTIAERYREWRMAAVVFTVDATTALGHEPNSIEEIAEGAARNNDVLIPFGSVDPLQGSRAVDRARMLVEDYGVKGFKFHPSLQGFDPSDQQFYPIYEAIAALGVPALFHTGQNGMGAGLPGGYGIKLAYSNPMLLDAVAADFPELQVIMAHPSVPWQDEANSIAIHKANVWIDLSGWSPKYFPESLVRASNSMLADKVLFGTDYPLISPQKWLGAFEQQSFKDEVRPKILKDNAVRLLGLDTAAGAAAGAAGAGERA
- a CDS encoding acyl-CoA dehydrogenase family protein, producing the protein MTGLLTESRLYPDCDPFNVEGRLTEAEKAPLRRLRRVLEDTARPLLADYWEAGEFPYQLDGPLRELNLMVPPELTAGGAEPRALYHGFRIFELARTDASLATYYTAQAGLFRTACRVGGTPEQFAQWDPLITTFEMTGVFCLTEPEHGSDIAGGLSTSAHRDGDEWILDGAKRWIGGAFTADYLAVFARDVADGQVKGFLVDREAPGVRLEKIRGKTSLRMMQNADISLDGVRVPESRRLGNVNSFKDVAAMLRAMRSDVAWIATGIQAGAYEAALRYVRSREQFGRSLGSFQLVQEKLARMLGNVTASLNLVAGLAERQQEGIFRDEDSALAKMWISLHMRETVALAREVVGGNGITLATDVARFHADAEAVYSYEGTHEINALVVGRAITGKSAFI
- a CDS encoding MaoC family dehydratase, producing MTEAPASAQTIVAFDEVQNLIGKNLGHSAYREITQGQVDLFADATDDHQWIHVDPERAKDGPFGAPIAHGFLTLSLLIPMWGELFDVTGVKTKVNYGLDKVRFTSPVKVGSRIRMTAEIADVQDVKGNGLHVVADLTIEIEGQERPAVIARFLSRLYA
- a CDS encoding hexameric tyrosine-coordinated heme protein, with the protein product MELVPNNSLKCATPEEGRQLAIQLALQTAFAIQPDDQAEHIIRDAYANNPDGIIAASHVVATEFATVAAANNYWR
- a CDS encoding ABC transporter permease, producing the protein MGALVRSVGRMLLGLAVSLAVVGALWIGLLKVFDVSAYIGKGPWEVWTFLVLDPEAAENRALVGGQLGQTLLDAGMGFAAGMLAALAAACVFTLFRGVEHALMPLAMLLRSVPLVALAPMIILVFGRQEAAVAAMGGIVVLFPALVTIVFGLRSASPAMLEVVQVYGGSRFDAFRKVAVPTAVPALFTALRVSIPGALTGALLAEWLATGQGIGYGIVSAVSRARYDQVWAAVVAVTLASILLYAVVAAVEAALKQRTGT